AGAAAGACGGCGTCATCGAGATCGAGGGCTCGGTGCTCGAAGCTCTGCCCAACGCGATGTTCCGCGTTGAGCTGACCAACGGACACAAGGTCCTTGCGCACATCTCCGGGAAGATGCGCCAGCACTACATCCGCATCCTCCCCGAGGACCGCGTGATCGTGGAGCTGAGCCCGTACGACCTGACCCGCGGCCGGATCGTCTACCGCTACAAGTGATCCGCGAGCTGGAAAGGAACGGCCCGGCAACCCTGCCGAGCACGAAGCCAGCGAGCACGAGGAAAGAACAATGAAGGTCAACCCCAGCGTCAAGCCCATCTGCGAGCACTGCCGTGTCATTCGCCGCAAGGGCCGCGTCATGGTGATCTGCAAGAGCAACCCGCGTCACAAGCAGCGCCAGGGCTAGTCCCGGCTGCCTGACGCGATCGCCCTCGGGCGGCTGCGAGCAGGATCCACAACTCAACATCGAACGCAGTACCAAGATCCGCGCGAGCGGGGACACCTCGGGTCGGAGGCCCGAGCACCGGTACTGCTCCACACCTCCATCGACAACAGGAGCAGCCATCACATGGCACGTCTAGCAGGCGTCGACATCCCGCGCGAGAAGCGCGTGGAGATCGCACTCACGTACATCTACGGCGTCGGCCGTACCCGCGCGGTCCAGGCACTCGCCGAGACCGGTATCTCCGGTGACATCCGCGTCAAGGACCTGACCGACGACCAGCTCGTCGCCCTCCGTGACTTCATCGAGGGCAACTTCAAGGTGGAGGGTGACCTCCGCCGTGAGGTCGCAGCCGACATCCGCCGCAAGGTCGAGATCGGTAGCTACGAGGGTCTTCGCCACCGTCGTGGTCTCCCGGTGCGCGGTCAGCGCACCAAGACCAACGCGCGTACCCGCAAGGGACCGAAGCGCACCGTGGCAGGCAAGAAGAAGGCTCGATAGGAGACCCCGATGGCTACCCCCAAGACTGCCGCGCGCAAGCCGCGCCGCAAGGAGAAGAAGAACGTCGCCGTGGGCCAGGCCCACATCAAGAGCACGTTCAACAACACGATCGTCAGCATCACCGACCCGTCGGGTGCCGTCCTCAGCTGGGCGTCCTCGGGTGCCGTGGGCTTCAAGGGTTCGCGCAAGTCGACGCCGTTCGCGGCGCAGCTCGCCGCCGAGTCCGCTGCGCGTCAGGCGCAGGAGCACGGCGTCAAGAAGGTCGACGTCTTCGTGAAGGGTCCGGGTTCGGGCCGCGAGACCGCGATCCGCTCGCTCCAGGCCGCTGGCCTCGAGGTGG
The sequence above is a segment of the Curtobacterium sp. BH-2-1-1 genome. Coding sequences within it:
- the infA gene encoding translation initiation factor IF-1, whose translation is MAKKDGVIEIEGSVLEALPNAMFRVELTNGHKVLAHISGKMRQHYIRILPEDRVIVELSPYDLTRGRIVYRYK
- the rpmJ gene encoding 50S ribosomal protein L36, whose translation is MKVNPSVKPICEHCRVIRRKGRVMVICKSNPRHKQRQG
- the rpsK gene encoding 30S ribosomal protein S11; this translates as MATPKTAARKPRRKEKKNVAVGQAHIKSTFNNTIVSITDPSGAVLSWASSGAVGFKGSRKSTPFAAQLAAESAARQAQEHGVKKVDVFVKGPGSGRETAIRSLQAAGLEVGSINDVTPQAHNGCRPPKRRRV
- the rpsM gene encoding 30S ribosomal protein S13, whose amino-acid sequence is MARLAGVDIPREKRVEIALTYIYGVGRTRAVQALAETGISGDIRVKDLTDDQLVALRDFIEGNFKVEGDLRREVAADIRRKVEIGSYEGLRHRRGLPVRGQRTKTNARTRKGPKRTVAGKKKAR